AACAATAGAATCACATAGAGCAATGTCATCTCCATGGAAGCGATGATCACCTTTAGCGCGAGCGGTGAATCGAGGTTGAAATGATCGATGAGCCAGTTTCCGCACCATGCAGTAAGACCAATCACAATAAAGGTTTTTAAGTATTCTCGTACATAAAATGAAAAAGAGATTGTCTTTAATACAGTGGCAAAATGGAGGAAGGTGACAAGGACTATTCCTGTAATGATTCCTAATGCTGCACCATTAATTCCAAAGCTAGGCTGGCTCGCTAAGACAAAAATAACAGCTGTTTTCATAATCGCCCCAATTAGACTATTAATCATCGCCGCCCGTGCAAGATTTAGAGCCTGCAAAACGGCTTGAAGTGGCCCTTGGTAGTAATAAAATAAAAAGAAGGGAGCCATTATTTTAATAAATTGCGCACCGCTAGTTGAACCGTACATCACTTTCATAAGTGGTTGTGCCAAAACGAACAGGAGAACAACCGAGATGCCACCTGTCAAAAAAGTTAGCCTCAGCGCTTGTTGGAGCCGATGTTCGATTAATTTTTTATCATTGCGTGAGTTTGCTTCACTGATTGCTGGGACTAAAGAAGTGGATAACGATAAGGTGATAAACGATGGAAGCATCAGAACAGGCATTGCGAACCCAGTAAGTGCACCATATTGTTTTGTTGCTTCAATGGTTGCGATACCTGCCAAAGCCAGACTGTGCGCGACCACGATTGGTTCAAAAAACCAGGCGATAGAGCCGATCATCCTGCTTCCTGTTGTTGGTAAGGCTACACTCATTAGCTCGTTGAAGGTTTGTTTTCCCGAATGAACAAACTTGAAAAAATTTGTACGCAACTTAAAGCGTTTCTTTAATTTAAATGAAGTGAGTAAATAAATCAGGGATGCTAATTCGCCTATAACGGATGCAAACATTGCTCCTGCGGCAGCATACTCAATTCCATAAGGCAAAAACGCTTTTGTTAGGGCAGCAATTAAGGCAATGCGGACAAGTTGTTCGAGTACCAGAGCAATTGCCGTAGGTTTCATGTTTTGTTTCCCTTGGAAATAACCGCGCAACACAGACGATACGGCGATAATTGGGACAATTGGTGCAATAGCTAACAGTGGATAAAGGGTCCGACGGTCCGTGAATAAATTTTCTGCTAGGAACGGTGTTAACAATAAAAGGGCAGGAGTAAAGATAATCGATAACAAAAGCGTAATCGATAATGACACAATTAAAATCTTTTTAATTTTTTTATGGTCGCCCATTGCTTCTGCTTCTGATACATTTTTTGAAATGGCAACAGGCAGTCCCAATTGGGTAATTGTAATAACTAACGTAAAGGTCGGAATAGCCATCATGTAAAGACCGACACCTTCTTCGCCAATAAATCGGGCAATCACAATCCGATTGATGAACCCTAGTACCTTGGTTACGAAGGTTGATATTAAAAGAATAAAAGTTCCCCTCAAAAACTTGGACATCTCCGGCTCCCTGCCTTCTCAAACTTACTGATATCATTTACAATTAACTATATGCAAGAAAGTGGACAAAGCATGACAAGTTGTTTTGAGTGAGGATAAAATAGACCTAAGCTTGGAGGCGGGTAGGATGGTTAATGGCCATGAGTATGAGCGTTTTCGTGAATTGGTTCACCCAGCATTAAAAAGTAAGGTAGTGGAATTTAATATTCTTGGCTATCAAACAGTGTCAGAGCAGGAAATTTGGAATTTCTTAATGGCAAAGAAATGGCGAAAGGCAAAGGAAGATGTCCATCTTTATGAAGTTGTCCAAGATATTTTAGGGGTGCAGGTTGGTCAGTATATGAGCTATGCAACGGTTGAAGCCTTTAAAACACCAGAATTTTCATTAGATAATGAAGAAGATCGCAAAGCATTGCTTAAATAAAATTAACATGATTATTAACTTTTATTGACTTTTGCAAAGGGAAATTGACTTCATAAATAAAAAGTTTCATAATGACAATATTGACTTTATTTCTTTATTTTTTTGAATAATAGTTGGTTGGGCTGTTCTATTTAAGGAGGATTTATACATAATGGTAAAACGGAGTCGCATCGTTGCTTTCATTCTCCTCATCGTGTTTATCGGGGGATTAATGGGCACAACAACAAAGGGTATTCTCGACCGAATAAAATTGGGCCTTGACCTACAAGGTGGCTTTGAGGTTTTATACGAAGTAAAACCTGCTCAAAAGGGCCAAAAAATTGATAAGGATGTGCTTGCGAGTACTGCGGAAGCTTTAGATAAGCGGATCAATGTACTAGGTGTCAGTGAGCCAAATATTCAAATTGAAGGAAAAGAGCCGAATTCGGATTCAGTTAGCGGGGGTTGAGGATCAGGATAAAGCTCGTGAGATTCTTTCAACCGAGGCCAATTTGTCATTCCGTGATGTAAATGACAAGTTAATGATGGATGGGTCAGATTTAGCCCAGGGTGGAGCAAAGCAAACATTTGACGAAAATGGAAAACCAAGCGTTTCGCTAACCCTTAAAAGTGCTGATAAATTTAAAGATGTAACAAAACAAATTGTTAACATGGGTTCACCTAATAATTTATTAGTTATTTGGTTGGATTTTGAAGAGGGAAAAGATTCCTTTAAATTGGAAGCGGCAAAGGAAAATCCTAAATACCTTTCAGCACCAAGAGTAAGTCAAATTTTTAATCAAAAACAGGTTTCCATTGTTGGCGATTTTACACTAGAGGAAGCAAAAACGTTATCCGCTTTATTAGATGCAGGGGCATTGCCTGTAAAGCTGAATGAAATTTATTCAACATCAGTGGGCGCTAAATTTGGTGAACAAGCCTTAAACGAAACCGTATTCGCCGGCATCGTAGGCGTTGCGATTATCTTCTTGTTTATGCTGTTCTATTATCGCTTACCAGGGGTGGTTGCTTGTATCACCCTATCAATTTATATTTATCTAATTTTGTTAGTGTTTGATGCAATGAACGGAGTATTAACACTTCCAGGGGATTGCGGCATTGATACTCGGAGTCGGGATGGCAGTTGATGCCAATATTATTACCTATGAACGGATTAAAGAGGAATTAAAGGTTGGAAAATCATTAAAATCTGCCTTTCAAGCTGGGAATCATAATTCATTAGCCGCGATTTTTGATGCTAACATTACCACCATTATCGCAGCGGGTGTATTGTTCTTCTACGGTACAAGTTCTGTTAAAGGCTTTGCAACAATGCTCATCGTGAGTATTCTGTGCAGTTTTATTACAGCTGTTTACGGGACAAGATTGTTTATGGCCCTCCTTGTCCACAGTAAAATGTTTAATAAAAAGCTTGGCTGGTTCGCGGTTAACAAAAGTGAGATTCATGATATTAAGGACAATGTAGATACAATCGATTTACCAACCAAATTTGATCGATTTGATTTTGTTAAAAGCCGGAACAAGTTTTTTGTGTTTTCAGGTGCATTAACGGTTTTAGGGATTATCTTTTTAATTGTATTCCGTTTAAATCTTGCGATTGATTTCTCGAGCGGGACAAGAATTGAAATTGCATCAAAAGATACAATTTCAACTGCTGAAATCGATAAAGAACTAAAGGCATTGGATTTAAAGGCGGAGGATATTGTCTTATCAGGAACTGATAAGGATGTTGGAGTCGTCCGTTTAAAAGGGGTATTGTCCAAGGATGAGATATCCACTCTAAAATCACATTTTAAACAGAAGTTTGGAGCCGAGCCTAACGTTGGTACAGTCTCACCAACTGTAGGCAAAGAATTGGCAAAAAATGCGATTATTTCGGTTATTATTGCTTCAATCGGTATTATTATTTATGTAACAATCCGATTTGAAATGTATATGGCAATTGCGGCGATTGTATCGTTGTTGCATGATGCATTTCTCATTGTTACTGTATTCAGTGTTACACGACTAGAAGTCGATTTAACGTTCATTGCTGCTATCCTGACAATAATCGGATATTCCATTAACGATACGATTGTTACTTTTGATCGCATGCGTGAAAATATGCAAAAGAAAAAGCGGTTAAAAACATACGAGGATATCGTTGATGTAGTCAACACAAGTCTTAGACAAACACTTCTTCGTTCGGTTAATACAGTATTAACGGTTATTATCACCGTAGTTGCATTATTAATCTTTGGAAGTGAATCCATTAGCAATTTCTCAATGGCATTGTTAATCGGGTTAATTGCGGGTATGTACTCTTCAATCTTTATTGCCGCTCAGTTATGGGTCGTTTGGAAAAGCAAAGAATTGAAGAAAAAGGGTGTTATCCGCACAGTTAAAGAAAAACGTAAAAATTCAGATCAGCCACAGGTATAAACAACTATTGACAACCCAAGCCACATGTTGGTACGGGTTGTCTTTTTTATGCTTTTTTCTGAAAAAACGGTAAATGGTTCTCGTATTGAAAGGTCTGACCTGCTCTTGTATAATGAGAAGGTTGAGGGGTGAAAACGAATGTTACGATCAAAATCAAGATGGATAGTTCGTCAGTCAAATGAAGAGAAAATTCAACAGCTTCAGCAAGAGCTTGCTATTTCTCCGCTTGTTGCATCATTACTCATCAATCGCGGCATAGAAACGGTCGAGGATGCAAAAAGCTTCTTACACACGAACGATCAATCCTTTCATGACCCCTATTTACTGAAAGATATGGATAAGGCTGTCACCAGGATTAAGCAGGCGATTGAGCAGGGTGAACAGATTTTCATCTTTGGAGATTACGACGCAGATGGCGTAAGTAGTACTACCGTCATGATGAAAACGCTCCAGGACCTAGGTGCCAACGTACAGTACTACATTCCAAACCGCTTTACAGAAGGTTATGGTCCAAATGAGCCGGCTTTTCGCTATGCATCAGAATGTGGTGTTTCATTAATTATTACGGTAGATACTGGTATTTCTGCCTTACACGAAGCCCAGGTAGCAAAAGAATTAGGCATTGATTTAATTATTACCGATCATCATGAGCCAGGCCCAGTCTTGCCAGAGGCATTGGCGATCATTCATCCGAAATTAGAGGATAGTATTTATCCTTTCCGTGAATTAGCGGGTGTTGGTGTAGCATTTAAATTAGCCCATGCACTCTATGGTTCTTTACCAGAGCATTTACTAGATATTGTCATAATCGGCACGATTGCTGATCTTGTTTCCCTAACAGGGGAGAATCGGTTAATAACCAAACTCGGCATACGTAAAATGAAATCAACAACAAATGTTGGCTTGCAGGCGTTATTAAAGCTTGCCGGAGTTAATTCTAATAGTATTAATGAAGAGACAGTAGGCTTTGTATTAGGTCCGCGTATTAATGCGGCCGGACGCTTAGAAAGTGCTGATATAGCTGTCGATTTGCTTTTAACTGAAGATCCAGAAGAAGCAAATAGTATTGCTGAAGAAATGGACCAGCTAAATAAACAAAGGCAGGCACTTGTTAATTCCATTACGGAAGAAGCTATTAAAGAGGTCGAGGATAACTTTCCAATCTCTGAGAACTCAGTATTGGTCATTGGAAAAGAAGGATGGAACGCTGGCGTTATTGGGATTGTTGCTTCAAAGTTAGTCGATCGCTTTTATCGGCCGACGATTGTCCTTAGTTTTGATAGAGAAAAAGGCTTAGCGAAGGGCTCTGCTCGAAGCATTGCCGGTTTTGACTTGTTTCAAAATCTCTCAACCTGTCGCGAAATTCTTCCTCATTTCGGTGGCCATCCAATGGCTGCAGGGATGACCTTGAAGATCGATGATGTTGCAGAGTTAAGAGGACGGCTGAATGATTTAGCAAAAGAGCAATTGACAGAGGAAGATTTTATTCCAATTGTTAAAATTGATAGTGCTGTCGCCTTAAGGGATATCGATTTGTCTTCGATCGAAGAAATGCAGATGCTCTCTCCTTATGGGGTGGATAATCCAAAGCCAAAGGTGTTAATCAATGAGGTAGCTCTATCGACGATTCGAAAAATAGGCTCAGAGCAAAATCATTTAAAGGTAACGCTCGAAGAATCAACAGCTAAGCTTGATGGTGTTGGATTTGGCTTAGGTCATCTATATGACCACATTTCTCCGAATGCTAAGCTCTCAGTAATAGGAGAGTTGGCGATAAATGAATGGAATAATATTCGTAAGCCGCAAATCTTTCTTTCTGATTTAGCAATCCGCTCCTGGCAGCTGTTTGATTACCGAGGACAAAAACGTCAGAATCAATTTTTAGATTCACTTCCAATTCAGCAACGAAAATGGGTAGTTTTTAATGAGAAAAATA
The DNA window shown above is from Bacillus sp. T3 and carries:
- the spoVB gene encoding stage V sporulation protein B — encoded protein: MSKFLRGTFILLISTFVTKVLGFINRIVIARFIGEEGVGLYMMAIPTFTLVITITQLGLPVAISKNVSEAEAMGDHKKIKKILIVSLSITLLLSIIFTPALLLLTPFLAENLFTDRRTLYPLLAIAPIVPIIAVSSVLRGYFQGKQNMKPTAIALVLEQLVRIALIAALTKAFLPYGIEYAAAGAMFASVIGELASLIYLLTSFKLKKRFKLRTNFFKFVHSGKQTFNELMSVALPTTGSRMIGSIAWFFEPIVVAHSLALAGIATIEATKQYGALTGFAMPVLMLPSFITLSLSTSLVPAISEANSRNDKKLIEHRLQQALRLTFLTGGISVVLLFVLAQPLMKVMYGSTSGAQFIKIMAPFFLFYYYQGPLQAVLQALNLARAAMINSLIGAIMKTAVIFVLASQPSFGINGAALGIITGIVLVTFLHFATVLKTISFSFYVREYLKTFIVIGLTAWCGNWLIDHFNLDSPLALKVIIASMEMTLLYVILLFVFRLVYKEDIGRIPLVGKTLARWIFR
- the recJ gene encoding single-stranded-DNA-specific exonuclease RecJ, which codes for MLRSKSRWIVRQSNEEKIQQLQQELAISPLVASLLINRGIETVEDAKSFLHTNDQSFHDPYLLKDMDKAVTRIKQAIEQGEQIFIFGDYDADGVSSTTVMMKTLQDLGANVQYYIPNRFTEGYGPNEPAFRYASECGVSLIITVDTGISALHEAQVAKELGIDLIITDHHEPGPVLPEALAIIHPKLEDSIYPFRELAGVGVAFKLAHALYGSLPEHLLDIVIIGTIADLVSLTGENRLITKLGIRKMKSTTNVGLQALLKLAGVNSNSINEETVGFVLGPRINAAGRLESADIAVDLLLTEDPEEANSIAEEMDQLNKQRQALVNSITEEAIKEVEDNFPISENSVLVIGKEGWNAGVIGIVASKLVDRFYRPTIVLSFDREKGLAKGSARSIAGFDLFQNLSTCREILPHFGGHPMAAGMTLKIDDVAELRGRLNDLAKEQLTEEDFIPIVKIDSAVALRDIDLSSIEEMQMLSPYGVDNPKPKVLINEVALSTIRKIGSEQNHLKVTLEESTAKLDGVGFGLGHLYDHISPNAKLSVIGELAINEWNNIRKPQIFLSDLAIRSWQLFDYRGQKRQNQFLDSLPIQQRKWVVFNEKNKAIIPDYQNQDVLWIESIDYAKNVNIDQQHIVLVDLPPTKEMVQHLLQGKQPARIYVQFYKKDSDFFSTIPTREHFKWFYAFLAKKGPFNMKQHGHLLAKQRGWTNETIEFMSQVFFELDFVKINNGLITLVPSAPKRDLTESTTYQMKLAQTSLENDLLYSSYQQLKNWFDQMIQGFVNHEEEVKEWI
- a CDS encoding post-transcriptional regulator; amino-acid sequence: MVNGHEYERFRELVHPALKSKVVEFNILGYQTVSEQEIWNFLMAKKWRKAKEDVHLYEVVQDILGVQVGQYMSYATVEAFKTPEFSLDNEEDRKALLK